The following coding sequences lie in one Candidatus Binatia bacterium genomic window:
- a CDS encoding molybdopterin-dependent oxidoreductase, which translates to MTDAEQNPTRAAWADAYRDKFKWDRIAWGTHCVDCYPANCPYRVYVRDGRVVREEPAGNFETVEPGVPDMNPAGCQKGAAWSQMLYGKERVLHPLRRAGERGEGRWQRISWDEALTEIADAMLDAAEEAGPRSIVRLGSPEGGTQAITLASNLFMRLGITSTDVQSEINDFNPGLYTTFGRFDPVPSSDDWFHSELLLIWANNPAYSAIPWYHYIVEARYNGGEVVTIAPDYSPSAIHGDAFVPVVIGSDAALALSMCRVIIEEGLTDEPFVREQTDLGLLVRTDNGRFLRQSDVQEGGAADIFYLFDERDRRIAEAPRTLALGGIEPALRGAYRARLHDGAEVEVEPAFMRLLRRLDAYAPEDAAKVCGVHPDIIRQLARKVARKRTRVLLGWTTGKAYHGDLMERAICLVLALTGNWGKKGAGIRSWAVGMFDGPFLLPLKSAPGQEVTAAMAEGQRAMVEALLAEDPTLTEEILIARLSSGGALPVGMSPSAFFWYYHCGYRELWNNAAWSDPAMKRTFDEYVEEAMTRGWWNGQALPPPDQPPRVLIEIAGNLLRRQRGGQRMLLEHLWPKLRLVVSIDWRMSTTGLYSDIVLPAAQHYEKPNFPYTTPDVMNLTFSDRVVDPPEDARSEWQIVLMLARKLAERAQARGRTEWRREDGSTVRLDTLYDDMTLGGAVADDDAVIDEVVRDSAVLGTLPPGTTLATLREKGWVRFTGWGRSPMALAQASDLLPNETHSPFRWQTEKKQPFPTLTRRAQFYIDHDWFLEAGEELPVHKNPPPHGGDYPLQITSGHPRWSVNSMNSTSSIILGTIRGEPVVHLNDRDAAARGIGNGDSVRVFNDLASIEMQARVTPTVQPGQLVIYNGFEPYQFPGWRDVSNVEPGMVKWLHFAGGYGHLQYRNLHWQPVQIDRGVRADVELS; encoded by the coding sequence ATGACCGACGCCGAACAGAACCCGACCCGTGCCGCGTGGGCCGACGCCTACCGCGACAAATTCAAGTGGGACCGCATCGCCTGGGGCACCCACTGCGTCGACTGCTATCCGGCGAACTGCCCGTACCGTGTCTACGTTCGCGACGGCCGCGTCGTGCGCGAGGAGCCGGCCGGTAACTTCGAGACCGTCGAACCCGGCGTGCCCGACATGAATCCCGCCGGATGCCAGAAGGGCGCCGCCTGGAGTCAGATGCTCTACGGCAAGGAACGTGTCCTTCATCCCCTGCGTCGCGCCGGCGAACGTGGCGAAGGCCGCTGGCAACGCATCTCCTGGGACGAAGCCCTGACCGAAATCGCCGACGCCATGCTCGACGCCGCCGAGGAGGCGGGCCCGCGCTCCATAGTGCGCCTCGGCTCCCCCGAAGGCGGCACGCAGGCCATCACCCTCGCCAGTAACCTCTTCATGCGGCTCGGCATCACCTCGACCGACGTCCAGTCCGAAATTAACGACTTCAACCCTGGACTCTACACCACCTTCGGGCGCTTCGATCCCGTTCCCAGCAGTGACGACTGGTTCCACTCCGAGCTCCTGCTGATCTGGGCGAACAACCCCGCCTACAGTGCCATTCCCTGGTACCACTACATCGTCGAGGCCCGGTACAACGGCGGCGAAGTCGTGACCATCGCCCCCGACTACAGCCCATCGGCGATCCACGGTGACGCCTTCGTCCCCGTCGTCATCGGCTCGGACGCCGCCCTCGCTCTGTCGATGTGCCGGGTAATTATCGAAGAGGGCCTCACCGACGAGCCGTTCGTGCGCGAGCAAACCGATCTCGGACTCCTCGTGCGCACGGACAACGGGCGCTTCCTGCGCCAGTCGGACGTTCAAGAGGGCGGCGCCGCCGACATCTTCTATTTGTTCGACGAGCGCGACCGCCGCATCGCCGAGGCGCCGCGCACTCTCGCGCTCGGTGGGATCGAGCCGGCGCTGCGCGGGGCCTACCGCGCCCGGCTGCACGATGGCGCCGAGGTCGAGGTGGAACCGGCCTTCATGCGCCTCCTCCGTCGGCTCGACGCCTACGCCCCCGAAGACGCCGCGAAGGTTTGCGGCGTTCATCCGGACATCATCCGCCAGCTTGCCCGCAAGGTGGCGCGGAAGCGCACCCGCGTCCTTCTCGGTTGGACCACCGGCAAGGCGTACCACGGCGATCTGATGGAACGGGCGATCTGTCTCGTCCTGGCCCTCACCGGCAACTGGGGCAAGAAAGGCGCCGGCATCCGCAGTTGGGCAGTGGGCATGTTCGACGGCCCGTTTCTCCTACCCTTGAAGTCCGCGCCCGGGCAGGAAGTCACCGCCGCGATGGCGGAAGGCCAGCGAGCGATGGTCGAGGCACTGCTCGCCGAGGACCCGACGTTGACCGAGGAGATCCTCATCGCGCGCCTGAGCAGTGGCGGCGCTCTGCCCGTCGGCATGAGTCCGTCGGCGTTCTTCTGGTACTACCACTGCGGCTACCGTGAACTCTGGAACAACGCGGCGTGGAGCGACCCCGCGATGAAACGCACCTTCGACGAGTATGTCGAGGAAGCCATGACACGCGGCTGGTGGAACGGACAGGCATTGCCACCGCCCGACCAACCGCCGCGTGTCCTCATCGAGATCGCCGGCAACCTCCTCCGCCGCCAGCGTGGCGGCCAGCGCATGCTGCTCGAGCACCTCTGGCCGAAGCTGCGCCTCGTCGTCTCGATCGACTGGAGGATGTCGACCACAGGCCTGTATTCGGACATTGTTCTTCCCGCCGCGCAGCACTACGAGAAGCCGAACTTCCCCTACACGACTCCGGACGTGATGAACCTGACGTTCTCGGATCGTGTCGTCGACCCACCCGAGGACGCCCGTTCGGAGTGGCAGATCGTGCTCATGCTCGCCCGCAAGCTCGCCGAGCGCGCGCAAGCGCGTGGCCGCACCGAATGGCGCAGAGAGGACGGCTCGACGGTTCGACTGGACACCCTGTACGACGACATGACCCTTGGCGGCGCGGTTGCCGACGACGATGCCGTAATTGACGAGGTCGTCCGCGATTCGGCCGTACTCGGGACCCTGCCCCCCGGGACGACGCTGGCAACGCTACGCGAGAAGGGCTGGGTGCGTTTCACGGGTTGGGGACGCTCGCCCATGGCCCTGGCGCAGGCGTCCGATTTGCTCCCGAACGAGACGCACTCTCCGTTCCGCTGGCAGACGGAAAAGAAGCAGCCGTTCCCCACTCTCACGCGCCGTGCCCAGTTCTACATCGACCACGACTGGTTCCTCGAAGCGGGCGAGGAATTGCCCGTCCACAAGAACCCCCCTCCCCATGGCGGCGATTACCCGCTGCAGATCACCAGCGGCCACCCGCGCTGGAGCGTGAACTCCATGAACAGCACGAGTTCGATCATCCTCGGTACGATCCGGGGCGAGCCGGTGGTGCATTTGAACGACCGCGACGCTGCCGCCCGCGGCATCGGTAACGGCGACTCCGTGCGCGTGTTCAACGATCTTGCGTCGATTGAAATGCAGGCCCGCGTGACCCCGACGGTCCAGCCTGGACAGTTGGTGATCTACAACGGCTTCGAGCCCTATCAGTTCCCCGGCTGGCGGGACGTTTCTAACGTCGAGCCGGGAATGGTGAAATGGCTCCACTTCGCCGGCGGTTACGGCCATCTTCAGTACCGCAACCTGCACTGGCAGCCAGTGCAAATCGACCGCGGCGTCCGCGCCGATGTGGAACTCAGTTAA
- a CDS encoding AbrB/MazE/SpoVT family DNA-binding domain-containing protein yields MIRSRISPKGQITLPKAVRKAIGAGPGDTPLADHAEAGLPTASTVRLKLFTLDNRLVTRIAGRLSSRDRKRVAEQLGPLLT; encoded by the coding sequence ATGATTCGGAGCCGAATATCTCCGAAGGGACAGATTACGTTGCCGAAGGCGGTCCGCAAGGCGATCGGAGCCGGTCCCGGCGATACGCCGCTGGCGGACCACGCCGAGGCGGGACTGCCGACCGCGAGCACGGTACGACTCAAGCTGTTCACGCTCGATAACCGACTCGTTACCAGAATTGCCGGCCGGCTCTCCTCCCGCGACCGCAAACGCGTTGCGGAACAACTGGGTCCCCTTCTGACGTGA
- a CDS encoding TetR/AcrR family transcriptional regulator, whose amino-acid sequence MAEVQSETPSLDARARLLKAAEARFRRFGFKRTTVEDITLDAGTGKGSLYLHFPSKQAIYLAVVEASLEAFVEKATAAVRGAGDAPQRLRRLVEVTAEHYGNDELLHASLFGGDELVEGEVSRRAAALQRTRMRALLAEALRAGQREGSVRTTIDADTAAAVLFEIGWAVVRAELEGEGDLPLAVALHSLNEIVGLGLLARAGGGVD is encoded by the coding sequence ATGGCCGAGGTCCAGTCAGAGACCCCATCATTAGATGCGCGGGCGCGGTTGCTGAAAGCCGCCGAGGCCCGTTTCCGGCGCTTCGGGTTCAAGCGCACCACGGTCGAGGACATCACCCTCGACGCGGGCACCGGCAAGGGCAGTCTCTACCTCCACTTCCCATCGAAGCAGGCGATCTACCTTGCCGTGGTCGAGGCGTCGCTGGAAGCTTTCGTAGAGAAGGCGACCGCGGCGGTGCGCGGCGCCGGCGACGCGCCGCAACGCCTGCGCCGTCTCGTCGAGGTCACGGCCGAGCACTACGGCAACGACGAACTGCTGCACGCATCGTTGTTCGGCGGCGACGAACTCGTGGAGGGCGAGGTCTCGCGCCGCGCCGCGGCGCTCCAGCGCACGCGCATGCGGGCCCTGCTTGCCGAAGCGCTGCGCGCCGGACAGCGCGAGGGCAGTGTGCGAACCACGATCGATGCCGACACGGCAGCGGCGGTGCTGTTCGAGATCGGCTGGGCGGTCGTACGCGCCGAGTTGGAGGGCGAAGGTGATTTGCCGCTGGCTGTGGCCCTGCACAGCCTCAACGAAATCGTCGGCCTCGGGTTGCTTGCGCGTGCCGGTGGCGGGGTGGATTGA
- a CDS encoding amidohydrolase family protein, producing the protein MAGSTRIGAVDAWASIMAPETAARWPDSFWHIFRKYGVEQRFRRGFSVDEVLREMDEADVDLAVISSFKFLDTWIVSNDENARYVAQAPDRFFGCFTVDIRDPMPAMREFRRCVEELGMRAFRLEPYQYGDGRTTAPPPTHRMYWPFYVACCEYDIPVAIQVGHTGPLLPSECGRPIYLDEVALTFPELRILGTHVGNPWEEEMMILAWKHPNVYVETSARPARHWPQRLREFAGGYGQDKVVWATDYPLLPFKRTVDDVHACGFSPAATRKILRDNALRVFKIAPRSEA; encoded by the coding sequence ATGGCAGGGAGCACGCGCATTGGAGCCGTCGACGCCTGGGCGTCGATCATGGCCCCCGAGACGGCAGCACGGTGGCCCGACTCGTTCTGGCACATCTTCCGGAAGTACGGCGTCGAGCAGCGTTTCCGCCGCGGGTTCAGCGTCGACGAGGTGCTCCGCGAAATGGACGAAGCCGATGTCGACCTCGCGGTGATTTCGTCGTTCAAGTTCCTCGACACCTGGATTGTCTCCAACGACGAAAACGCACGCTACGTGGCGCAGGCTCCGGATCGCTTCTTCGGCTGCTTCACCGTCGACATTCGCGATCCCATGCCCGCGATGCGCGAGTTTCGCCGCTGCGTCGAGGAACTCGGAATGCGCGCCTTCCGCCTGGAACCCTACCAGTATGGCGACGGGCGCACGACGGCGCCGCCCCCCACCCATCGCATGTACTGGCCCTTTTACGTCGCCTGTTGCGAGTACGACATACCGGTCGCCATCCAGGTCGGTCACACCGGTCCCCTCCTACCCTCCGAGTGCGGCCGCCCGATCTATCTCGACGAGGTCGCGCTCACCTTTCCCGAATTGCGGATTCTCGGCACGCACGTAGGGAATCCGTGGGAGGAGGAGATGATGATCCTCGCCTGGAAGCACCCGAACGTCTACGTAGAAACCTCCGCGCGGCCCGCCCGGCACTGGCCGCAGCGCCTGCGCGAATTCGCCGGCGGCTACGGTCAGGACAAGGTCGTCTGGGCCACCGACTATCCGCTGCTGCCTTTCAAACGCACGGTGGACGACGTGCACGCCTGCGGCTTCTCGCCGGCGGCAACCCGCAAGATCCTGCGCGACAACGCGTTGCGCGTGTTCAAGATCGCGCCACGCAGCGAGGCCTGA
- a CDS encoding acyl-CoA/acyl-ACP dehydrogenase: MDIFLSPEQRALKAEVREYLDGAYPPERVLQIERDREFPEEFWHECGRRGWTGLPVPIEYGGRGGGVLDLCVFVEEVARTCISLSTLYIAGTIFGSHALHICGTPEQRKRLLPRIARGETRFALAMSEPAAGSDFAGMLATAQRDGDAWRIDGLKGPISGAERADVLITAARTSSGGASRQHGITLFLVERDTPGVTFQRRHFAAMKALWVANVAFDGVRVEDSTRLGPLDEGWLNLARLMDIERTAASAQMVGVAQAALDDAVAYAQQRRQYGKPIGGFQGIAHPLADALTDINASRMLIWSAARKRDLEGPCPLEASMAKLFATNMAARVATAAMQTAGAVGYEAESHFVRRLLEARGGELGGGTSQIQRNIIARRLGLG; the protein is encoded by the coding sequence ATGGACATCTTCCTCAGCCCGGAACAGCGCGCCCTCAAGGCCGAGGTGCGCGAGTACCTCGACGGTGCCTACCCGCCCGAGCGCGTGCTGCAGATCGAGCGCGACCGGGAATTCCCCGAGGAGTTCTGGCACGAGTGCGGCCGGCGTGGCTGGACCGGTCTTCCCGTTCCCATCGAGTACGGTGGCCGTGGCGGCGGCGTGCTCGACCTCTGCGTGTTCGTCGAGGAAGTCGCCAGGACCTGCATTTCGCTCTCGACCCTGTACATCGCGGGCACGATCTTCGGCAGCCACGCCCTGCACATCTGCGGGACGCCGGAGCAGCGCAAGCGACTGCTGCCGCGCATCGCCCGCGGCGAGACCCGTTTCGCGCTGGCGATGTCCGAACCGGCCGCCGGCTCCGACTTTGCCGGTATGCTCGCCACGGCGCAACGTGACGGCGACGCCTGGCGCATCGATGGTCTGAAGGGGCCGATCTCCGGCGCCGAACGCGCGGACGTGCTGATCACCGCGGCCCGCACGTCGAGCGGCGGCGCCTCTCGCCAGCACGGCATCACGCTCTTCCTGGTCGAGCGCGACACGCCGGGCGTTACCTTTCAACGCCGCCACTTTGCCGCGATGAAAGCGCTCTGGGTGGCGAACGTCGCCTTCGACGGCGTTCGCGTCGAGGACAGCACTCGGCTCGGCCCGCTCGACGAGGGCTGGCTCAATCTCGCACGGCTCATGGACATCGAACGTACGGCGGCGTCGGCACAGATGGTCGGTGTGGCGCAGGCCGCCCTCGACGATGCGGTTGCCTATGCACAGCAGCGCCGGCAGTACGGCAAGCCGATCGGCGGCTTCCAGGGCATCGCCCATCCGCTCGCCGACGCTCTCACCGACATCAACGCGTCACGCATGCTGATCTGGTCGGCCGCCCGCAAGCGCGACCTCGAAGGCCCGTGTCCGCTGGAGGCGTCGATGGCCAAGCTGTTCGCCACCAACATGGCGGCGCGGGTGGCCACGGCGGCCATGCAGACCGCGGGTGCGGTCGGCTACGAGGCCGAGTCGCACTTCGTGCGCCGCCTGCTCGAAGCGCGGGGCGGCGAGCTGGGGGGCGGCACCAGCCAGATCCAGCGCAACATCATCGCCCGGCGTCTCGGACTGGGATGA
- a CDS encoding enoyl-CoA hydratase-related protein: protein MTEAVLLEVNDRVATITLNRPERLNTLAIDTIDRLVTRLDEAARSPARVVVLAGAGRVFCAGADQAEMVSRAATDWEPIVRRYLDPIRAIVAMEKPVIAALHGDAVGGGFGLAMACDLRLAAERTRMGAPFTRIGLAGCDMATGWFLPRLIGLGAAAELMFTGRLVTAAEARSLGLVHRVVPDVEFHDEVTRWAQQLAVGPPIAHRWTKRALHRSLSASMDEEFEFEIFAQVHCILSEDHAEGVRAFREKRAPEFRGV from the coding sequence ATGACCGAAGCGGTGCTGCTCGAAGTCAACGACCGGGTCGCCACGATCACGCTCAACCGACCGGAACGGCTCAACACTCTGGCCATCGACACGATCGATCGGCTCGTCACCCGCCTCGACGAGGCAGCTCGCTCGCCCGCCCGCGTCGTGGTTCTGGCGGGGGCCGGGCGCGTCTTCTGTGCCGGTGCGGATCAGGCAGAGATGGTGTCGCGCGCGGCGACCGACTGGGAGCCGATCGTCCGCCGCTATCTGGACCCCATCCGCGCAATCGTCGCCATGGAGAAGCCGGTCATCGCCGCGTTGCACGGCGACGCCGTTGGCGGCGGCTTCGGACTGGCGATGGCCTGCGACCTGCGCCTTGCCGCCGAGCGCACGCGGATGGGCGCTCCGTTCACGCGTATCGGCCTCGCCGGCTGCGATATGGCGACGGGCTGGTTCCTGCCGCGACTGATCGGCCTCGGCGCCGCCGCCGAACTGATGTTCACCGGACGTCTCGTCACCGCCGCGGAAGCCCGCTCCCTCGGGCTCGTCCATCGTGTGGTGCCGGACGTGGAGTTCCACGACGAGGTAACCCGGTGGGCGCAGCAGCTCGCCGTCGGCCCACCGATCGCGCACCGGTGGACCAAGCGGGCGCTTCACCGGTCGCTGAGTGCGAGCATGGACGAGGAGTTCGAGTTCGAGATCTTTGCCCAAGTGCACTGCATTCTGAGCGAGGACCATGCCGAGGGTGTGCGCGCTTTTCGGGAGAAACGCGCTCCGGAGTTCCGCGGTGTTTGA
- a CDS encoding acyl-CoA dehydrogenase family protein: MFEPDEAQRALRAAVERYATREIAPYARQWDEAERFPRAVFEALGELGWLGVGIPEELGGAGGSAIERALLLEELARASAAVALGVYVHSVLAAGALATLAAPSLTGEELPPLLRGERIGAWAYAEPDAGADVTRARLSARRDGDRYVLNGTKLYITNGTIADRIVVVARTGGEPGRLKGLSLFLVDGDAPGLARTPMRKLGMRASDMGELHFTDCGVPSARLIGAEHEGFRAALAVLSQGRIYGAALACGLARAALDAALAHVQVREQFGAPLAALQAVRFSIADMTAQLTAARTLVYAAAARVVARRKFDVEASIAKLVASETATRLVERALHLHGAQGFMIESAVQRYYRDSKVFEWGEGANEVQREMIFSAAVAGHRP; this comes from the coding sequence GTGTTTGAGCCGGACGAGGCTCAGCGCGCACTGCGCGCCGCAGTGGAGCGTTACGCGACGCGCGAGATCGCGCCCTACGCGCGCCAATGGGACGAAGCCGAACGCTTCCCGCGGGCGGTGTTCGAGGCGCTTGGCGAACTCGGTTGGCTCGGCGTCGGCATCCCCGAGGAACTTGGCGGCGCCGGGGGCAGCGCGATCGAACGGGCGCTTCTGCTCGAGGAACTCGCCCGCGCCTCGGCCGCCGTGGCTCTTGGAGTCTACGTCCATTCCGTGCTTGCGGCGGGCGCGCTCGCGACCCTCGCCGCGCCGTCCCTGACGGGCGAGGAGCTGCCCCCCCTGCTGCGCGGCGAGCGCATCGGTGCGTGGGCGTACGCCGAGCCCGACGCCGGCGCCGATGTGACACGGGCTCGGCTGAGCGCGCGCCGCGACGGTGACCGCTACGTGCTCAACGGCACCAAGCTGTACATCACCAACGGTACGATCGCGGACCGCATCGTCGTCGTGGCCAGAACCGGGGGAGAGCCGGGTCGCCTGAAGGGTCTTTCTCTGTTCCTGGTCGACGGCGATGCCCCGGGTCTGGCCCGCACGCCGATGCGTAAGCTGGGCATGCGGGCCTCGGACATGGGCGAACTGCACTTCACCGACTGCGGGGTACCGAGTGCACGGCTGATCGGAGCCGAACACGAGGGCTTCCGCGCCGCTCTGGCCGTGCTGTCGCAGGGACGCATCTACGGCGCCGCGCTCGCCTGCGGACTCGCCCGGGCAGCGCTCGACGCGGCGCTGGCGCATGTGCAGGTGCGCGAGCAATTCGGTGCGCCGCTCGCCGCACTGCAGGCGGTGCGGTTTTCGATCGCCGATATGACGGCGCAGCTCACCGCCGCGCGAACACTGGTCTACGCCGCTGCGGCGCGGGTCGTTGCACGGCGGAAGTTCGATGTCGAAGCCTCGATCGCCAAGCTGGTCGCGTCAGAGACCGCGACGCGGCTGGTCGAGCGGGCTCTCCACCTGCACGGTGCCCAGGGTTTCATGATCGAGAGCGCCGTGCAGCGATACTATCGCGACAGCAAGGTCTTCGAGTGGGGCGAAGGCGCCAACGAGGTGCAGCGCGAAATGATCTTCAGCGCCGCCGTTGCCGGCCATCGCCCGTGA
- a CDS encoding nitroreductase family deazaflavin-dependent oxidoreductase — MRQVRPQAPPRGLVRSIYRVPIWVFRLGFGSLLSRRFLLLRHRGRRSGRPRETVLEVIDRDPATGTVIVAAGFGQRADWLQNLAARPACEVRIGRRDFPARARRLDPGQAADVLVEYGRRHPRAVRVVARMCGFEVDGSDEDLRSLACHLPMVALEPQVRA, encoded by the coding sequence ATGCGGCAGGTACGGCCCCAGGCGCCGCCGCGCGGCCTCGTGCGGAGCATCTACCGCGTGCCGATATGGGTCTTCCGGCTGGGATTCGGGTCTCTTCTCAGCCGCCGATTCCTGCTCCTGCGGCACCGGGGCCGGCGTTCCGGCAGACCGCGTGAAACAGTGCTCGAAGTGATCGACCGCGATCCGGCGACCGGAACCGTCATTGTCGCGGCGGGCTTTGGCCAGCGCGCCGACTGGCTGCAAAACCTCGCCGCCAGGCCCGCCTGCGAGGTAAGGATCGGACGACGTGATTTTCCCGCTCGCGCCCGACGCCTCGATCCCGGTCAAGCGGCGGACGTGTTGGTCGAATATGGCCGCCGCCACCCCCGTGCCGTGCGGGTCGTCGCCCGCATGTGCGGCTTCGAGGTGGACGGCAGCGACGAGGACCTGCGATCGCTGGCTTGCCACCTGCCGATGGTGGCACTCGAGCCGCAGGTGCGCGCGTAA
- a CDS encoding DUF2269 domain-containing protein translates to MTTFLVLRLVHLLAMALYVGVSLANGYAKTRADRSRNVAEIVSALTWIARFDRVFLIPASVILPVTGLWMAHLQGRAWNDPFVLTALFLFALLSAILIFAIVLEDRLHALAVGAATTATRLPGAYRRLSRIWAATGAVATALIVLTLVVMVAKRPLLFGSPD, encoded by the coding sequence ATGACAACTTTCCTTGTGCTGCGGCTCGTGCACCTGCTGGCCATGGCGCTGTATGTCGGTGTCTCGCTGGCCAACGGATACGCCAAGACGCGCGCCGATCGCAGCCGTAACGTGGCCGAAATCGTCTCGGCACTGACCTGGATCGCTCGCTTCGATCGCGTCTTTCTGATCCCCGCCTCGGTGATCCTCCCGGTGACCGGCCTCTGGATGGCCCACCTTCAGGGCCGCGCGTGGAACGACCCGTTCGTCCTGACTGCCCTGTTTCTGTTCGCTCTGCTGTCGGCGATCCTGATCTTCGCGATCGTCCTGGAGGATCGGCTGCACGCCCTGGCCGTCGGTGCCGCAACGACGGCCACGCGTCTGCCCGGCGCCTACCGGCGGCTTTCCCGTATTTGGGCCGCCACCGGCGCCGTCGCGACGGCGTTGATCGTGCTCACGCTCGTGGTGATGGTCGCCAAGCGGCCGCTGTTGTTCGGGAGCCCGGATTGA